One Pseudomonadota bacterium DNA window includes the following coding sequences:
- a CDS encoding LytTR family DNA-binding domain-containing protein, translating to MAESTPPRKRVILVDDEPAAIASLRAVIGEFEDLEIVAEVADGASAIRTVLELQPDIVFLDIEMPEVGGFEVAKATREVGYQLVFVTAYDQYALDAFDTQAIDYLLKPVRPALIEKCITKILHQETLALEALEKPTLAGDSLTLSDGNALRVLRYEHICYIEGIGRYRRVHLSRHGAQAHRTETIISDTTLDEFASQLPPQQFVRLHRSYIVRLEQITGLTVESRRHFVKLADIAIKVPVSRGNVSSLKSAL from the coding sequence ATGGCTGAGTCGACTCCGCCACGCAAGCGCGTCATTCTCGTCGACGACGAACCCGCTGCCATCGCGAGCCTACGCGCTGTGATAGGCGAGTTCGAGGATCTGGAGATCGTGGCGGAGGTGGCGGATGGGGCGAGCGCGATCCGTACTGTCCTGGAGCTGCAGCCCGATATCGTCTTCCTCGATATCGAGATGCCAGAGGTGGGAGGTTTCGAGGTGGCGAAGGCCACCCGCGAGGTCGGCTATCAACTCGTGTTCGTCACTGCCTACGACCAGTACGCCCTGGATGCCTTCGACACCCAGGCGATCGACTACTTGCTCAAACCCGTCCGGCCCGCCTTGATCGAGAAGTGCATCACCAAAATCCTGCACCAGGAGACGCTCGCGCTCGAGGCGCTGGAGAAACCAACCCTGGCAGGCGACAGCCTGACCTTGTCCGATGGCAATGCCCTGCGAGTGCTGCGCTACGAACACATCTGCTACATCGAGGGCATCGGTCGTTACCGGCGGGTGCACCTGAGTCGCCATGGTGCCCAGGCGCATCGCACCGAGACCATCATTTCGGACACCACGCTCGACGAATTCGCTTCTCAGCTACCGCCGCAGCAGTTCGTTCGCCTGCATCGCAGCTACATCGTCCGCCTCGAGCAGATCACCGGGCTCACCGTGGAATCGAGGCGTCACTTCGTGAAACTGGCGGATATCGCGATCAAAGTGCCCGTGTCGCGGGGCAATGTGTCGTCGCTGAAGTCTGCCCTGTAA
- a CDS encoding histidine kinase, producing MPTPPAEKTHRHFQLLAFLLVFPAANSLFVATILYDLGVLNLDRIAWVILRLWSIFGLAFAGVRLLHRALPKVFHPDHFWRQLLAHLLLIIFAGALVGPVMTLPTALPRPDSMFMPRVVLALEIIVYLGVLRVLRQQAREFQAQATAREAELSMLRAQSNPHFLFNTLNLISSQIADDPDNAREIVFDLADLLRSNIKMAQQSVTTVAEELRLVSLYLTLQQKRFGSRLSFSVELASEAEALPVPSLLLQPVVENTVKYAVAPYATPAHVQVQAQLADDTLRITVRDTGPAFDDSQINVGNGFRILHQTLALHYGDDYDVTLNSTDAGGVFTLSVPASMSSTAYG from the coding sequence CAGGCACTTTCAGCTGCTCGCGTTCCTGCTCGTCTTCCCGGCGGCTAACTCGCTGTTCGTGGCAACGATCCTCTACGATCTGGGGGTGCTCAACCTCGACCGCATTGCCTGGGTCATCCTCAGGCTGTGGTCGATCTTCGGGCTGGCGTTCGCCGGGGTTCGCTTGTTGCACAGAGCGTTGCCGAAAGTCTTCCATCCCGACCACTTCTGGCGACAACTGCTCGCGCATCTCCTGTTGATCATCTTCGCTGGGGCGCTGGTGGGGCCGGTCATGACCTTACCGACGGCGCTACCGCGGCCCGATAGCATGTTCATGCCCCGCGTCGTGCTAGCCCTCGAGATCATCGTCTATCTCGGCGTGCTCAGGGTACTGCGCCAGCAGGCGCGCGAGTTTCAGGCCCAGGCCACGGCGCGGGAGGCGGAACTCAGCATGTTGCGGGCACAGAGCAACCCCCACTTCCTCTTCAACACGCTCAACCTGATCAGCTCGCAGATCGCAGACGATCCCGACAACGCCAGAGAAATCGTCTTCGACCTGGCAGATCTCTTGCGCAGTAATATCAAGATGGCGCAGCAAAGCGTGACCACCGTGGCGGAGGAGCTGCGCCTGGTGAGCCTCTACCTCACCCTGCAGCAGAAGCGTTTCGGGAGTCGCCTGTCCTTTAGCGTGGAGCTGGCGTCCGAGGCCGAAGCGCTGCCGGTGCCCTCGCTGCTGCTGCAGCCCGTAGTGGAAAACACGGTGAAGTATGCGGTGGCGCCCTACGCCACACCGGCGCATGTGCAAGTGCAGGCGCAACTCGCGGACGATACCCTTCGCATCACCGTTCGGGACACCGGGCCGGCCTTCGACGATTCGCAGATCAACGTGGGCAACGGGTTTCGCATCCTGCATCAGACCTTGGCACTACACTACGGCGATGATTACGACGTGACCTTGAACTCGACCGACGCCGGAGGGGTGTTCACCTTGAGCGTACCTGCCAGCATGAGCAGTACAGCGTATGGCTGA